A window of Fodinibius salinus contains these coding sequences:
- a CDS encoding M23 family metallopeptidase, which yields MLDFLKEIFKNKDRDITFVLFDDEMPESSTSYQFKPSGLWKLFYSALIAVVLITLVLVMFTPLSTFLYNTEDAQLRQRVITVSQKVQSLQDSLRARDSQLSDMKKVISEGSDTSFAVSQQFEESSSNKTASNAEPNSVNQVSVSEMLSQNEVIFSEIFKQRPDFPTGYPIEGTFTRGYEPQNGHYGIDIATQQGTSFKAIADGAVINQNWTFNFGFVLHVQHNDGIITVYKHAASLSKSIGDIVTKGDILGTAGDVGVLSSGPHLHIEIWKNGIPQNPNAYLIKS from the coding sequence ATGCTCGATTTTCTTAAAGAGATATTTAAAAACAAAGACCGGGATATTACCTTTGTCTTATTTGACGATGAGATGCCTGAGTCTTCGACCTCGTACCAGTTTAAACCTTCGGGCTTATGGAAGCTTTTTTACAGTGCTTTAATTGCAGTAGTATTGATAACGCTGGTACTGGTCATGTTTACCCCACTCAGTACCTTTCTATACAATACCGAAGATGCACAGTTGCGCCAACGTGTAATTACAGTATCCCAAAAAGTACAGTCGCTGCAAGATTCACTGAGGGCTCGTGACAGCCAGCTGTCAGATATGAAAAAAGTAATTTCAGAGGGCTCAGATACCTCCTTTGCAGTCAGTCAACAATTTGAGGAATCTTCCAGCAATAAAACTGCAAGTAATGCGGAACCTAATAGCGTTAATCAGGTATCAGTAAGTGAGATGTTATCTCAAAACGAGGTAATATTTTCAGAAATATTTAAACAGCGGCCTGATTTTCCCACAGGATACCCAATTGAAGGTACATTTACGCGCGGATACGAACCCCAGAATGGACATTACGGTATAGATATTGCTACCCAGCAGGGGACATCCTTTAAGGCTATTGCCGACGGAGCAGTTATCAATCAAAACTGGACTTTTAATTTTGGATTTGTACTACATGTGCAGCATAACGATGGTATTATTACTGTTTATAAGCATGCTGCAAGCCTTTCCAAATCTATCGGTGATATTGTTACCAAAGGAGATATCTTAGGTACGGCCGGAGACGTGGGCGTATTAAGTTCAGGACCGCATTTACACATAGAAATTTGGAAAAACGGCATTCCTCAGAATCCGAATGCCTACTTAATAAAATCATAG
- a CDS encoding isochorismate synthase produces MSPQVSLSADQIIGDKQNNLLEDFLDELFSGTLPKFATFSFTVETIDPLAYLEINWQNDQFQYYWEHPADTFAIAAQGTVQTITGNGPERFQQIQTAVDTIENSIKEFSAVNHRYDGTIFLGGFSFFDVIANNNWKSFEPASFTIPKWAIIKDGKYSIVTLGVELSHWDDREQLYRYLLAQLKKIQNGDHIGTIDTKKTQISSSNLSELGTASLNNGEYHRWESSIREAKQLIADNEFDKIVLARQVSIPASKSIIPTELLNNFRKQYTNCYNFLVHQPENATFLGTTPERLGSISQQRLQTEALAGSMRRGQTATEDSLLEEHLAESSKNISEHNFVVKDIKERLRPLTRSINLNGRPEIKKLSNVQHLSTPIRAELKKDVHILDVIEQLHPTSAVGGYPWEKAAPYINKLETFDRGWYAGPVGWFNSSGTATFAVGIRSGLLTENNISFFAGCGIVADSNPKTEWEETNLKLKPMLSALPYD; encoded by the coding sequence ATGAGCCCACAAGTTTCATTGTCGGCCGATCAAATTATCGGGGATAAGCAAAATAATTTGCTAGAAGACTTTTTGGACGAGCTTTTTTCAGGCACCCTGCCCAAATTCGCCACTTTTAGCTTCACAGTTGAAACCATTGATCCCCTGGCCTATTTGGAAATAAATTGGCAAAATGATCAGTTTCAATATTATTGGGAACATCCGGCTGACACCTTTGCTATTGCTGCTCAAGGAACGGTACAAACAATTACCGGCAATGGCCCAGAGCGTTTCCAGCAAATACAGACTGCTGTTGACACCATCGAAAATTCAATAAAAGAATTTTCGGCGGTTAATCATCGATATGACGGTACAATATTTCTGGGCGGGTTTTCTTTTTTTGATGTCATAGCTAACAACAACTGGAAATCATTTGAGCCGGCATCATTTACTATTCCCAAATGGGCCATCATTAAAGATGGAAAATACAGCATTGTAACTCTCGGAGTTGAGCTATCTCACTGGGATGACAGAGAGCAATTGTACCGATATCTTTTAGCACAACTCAAAAAGATTCAAAATGGTGATCATATCGGTACCATCGATACTAAAAAAACCCAAATAAGTTCATCGAACCTTTCTGAACTTGGCACGGCTAGCTTAAATAATGGAGAATATCATAGATGGGAATCTTCTATACGAGAAGCCAAGCAGCTTATCGCCGACAATGAATTCGATAAAATTGTACTAGCAAGACAAGTTAGCATTCCGGCTAGCAAATCAATAATACCCACCGAACTGTTAAATAATTTTCGGAAACAATATACCAACTGTTATAATTTTTTAGTCCACCAGCCGGAAAATGCTACCTTTTTGGGCACCACACCTGAACGGCTTGGCTCCATTAGCCAACAGCGACTACAAACTGAGGCCCTGGCTGGCAGCATGCGACGGGGACAAACTGCTACCGAAGATTCTCTTTTAGAAGAACACCTTGCCGAAAGTTCCAAAAATATCAGCGAGCACAATTTTGTAGTTAAAGATATTAAAGAGCGACTTCGCCCTCTTACACGATCAATTAATTTAAATGGGCGCCCAGAAATTAAAAAGTTGTCGAATGTTCAACATCTTTCCACACCCATCCGGGCAGAACTTAAAAAAGACGTCCATATTCTAGACGTCATTGAACAACTACATCCCACCTCTGCTGTGGGCGGTTATCCATGGGAAAAAGCAGCTCCTTACATTAATAAACTGGAAACATTTGACCGCGGCTGGTATGCAGGTCCGGTAGGATGGTTTAACAGCAGTGGCACAGCTACGTTCGCCGTAGGTATCCGCAGTGGCTTATTGACGGAGAACAACATCTCATTTTTCGCTGGTTGTGGTATTGTCGCTGATTCTAATCCCAAAACAGAATGGGAAGAAACCAATCTTAAATTAAAGCCAATGCTTTCTGCCCTGCCGTATGACTGA
- a CDS encoding DUF4290 domain-containing protein: MFVEQKKPKDFDCGYNLDRMIDSLPRIEDEDERIEYAERAVGLIKQSHPGWVDENGDSKEAWNHFFHLADYDPTEYGITNPFNE, encoded by the coding sequence ATGTTTGTAGAACAAAAAAAGCCAAAAGACTTTGATTGCGGGTACAATCTTGACAGAATGATTGACTCCCTGCCCCGTATTGAAGATGAAGACGAACGTATTGAATATGCTGAGCGTGCCGTAGGACTTATTAAACAAAGTCACCCAGGATGGGTTGATGAAAACGGTGACAGCAAGGAAGCCTGGAATCATTTTTTCCATCTTGCCGACTATGATCCCACTGAATATGGCATTACCAATCCATTTAATGAGTAG
- a CDS encoding bactofilin family protein has protein sequence MFNNNKKKKSTNMNAKKSENNLPSINMISEGTQLDGTIQTKNDVRIAGTVDGKAKADGKVIVSSSGKVKGNIEADDADIAGNINGEVRVTNKLVLRKSAVVEGDIYTKSVLAEEGAQINGAFHMSDNIKKDTSANGLSSKKSKGTKDKKGSSKKASKKKDS, from the coding sequence ATGTTTAATAATAACAAGAAGAAAAAATCCACAAATATGAATGCCAAGAAATCTGAAAACAACTTGCCTTCTATAAATATGATTAGTGAAGGCACGCAATTGGATGGAACAATACAGACGAAGAATGATGTCCGTATTGCCGGTACTGTCGATGGGAAAGCCAAGGCTGACGGAAAAGTGATTGTTTCTTCATCGGGAAAAGTAAAAGGTAATATTGAGGCTGATGATGCTGATATTGCCGGGAATATTAACGGCGAAGTGCGGGTGACCAATAAGCTGGTATTGCGTAAGTCAGCTGTTGTGGAAGGAGATATTTATACGAAGTCTGTATTGGCTGAAGAAGGAGCTCAGATTAACGGGGCTTTCCATATGAGTGATAATATCAAAAAGGATACCTCTGCAAACGGATTGAGTTCTAAGAAATCAAAGGGCACAAAGGATAAAAAAGGATCATCCAAGAAGGCTTCTAAGAAAAAAGATAGTTAA
- a CDS encoding AtpZ/AtpI family protein has protein sequence MNDQKSSTDYLKYLSLGLEIAVGLTLPIFVGYFLDLYFESSPWLLLVGCMVGIVNIFLLIFRINNRLNSE, from the coding sequence TTGAATGATCAAAAATCGTCTACCGATTATCTAAAATATCTCTCCCTGGGATTGGAAATTGCCGTAGGGCTTACCTTGCCTATATTTGTTGGCTATTTTTTAGATTTATATTTCGAAAGTAGTCCATGGTTGCTTCTTGTGGGATGTATGGTAGGTATTGTCAATATTTTTCTACTCATTTTTCGGATTAACAATCGGTTAAACAGTGAATAG
- the atpE gene encoding ATP synthase F0 subunit C, producing MGLLAAGIGAGIVAVGAGIGIGMIGRSSVESIARQPEASGDIRGAMILTAALIEGVALIGAIVCILLALGIGQ from the coding sequence ATGGGTTTATTAGCAGCAGGAATCGGAGCAGGAATTGTAGCAGTTGGTGCTGGAATTGGTATCGGTATGATCGGTAGAAGTTCTGTAGAAAGCATCGCTCGTCAACCTGAAGCTTCCGGAGATATTCGTGGCGCTATGATTTTGACCGCAGCTCTCATTGAGGGTGTGGCACTAATTGGTGCTATTGTTTGTATTCTTCTCGCTCTCGGAATCGGTCAATAA
- the atpA gene encoding F0F1 ATP synthase subunit alpha has translation MSQVRPDEVSSILRKQLSGFDDEADTYDVGTVLEVGDGIARVYGLSKVQAGELVNLPDSIDEDGNSIRGMVLNLEEDNVGVVLFGGTSAVEEGDTVRRTKEIASINVGDGLLGRVIDPLGRPLDGDGPISGDTIRIPLERKAPGVIYREPVKEPLQTGIKAIDSLIPIGRGQRELIIGDRQTGKTSVAVDTIINQKETQDTDKPVHCIYVAVGQKGSTVAGIAKSLEDNDAIDYSTIVSAPASVSAPMRFIAPFAGAAIGEYFRDTGRHALVIYDDLSKQAVAYRELSLLLKRPPGREAYPGDVFYLHSRLLERAAKIIDDDEIAKQMNNVPEELQPKMKGGGSLTALPIIETQAGDVSAYIPTNVISITDGQIFLDIDLFNSGVRPAIDVGTSVSRVGGSAQVDAMNDLSGTMKLDLAQYRELEAFAKFGSDLDPATQRQLKRGERTVELLKQDIYEPRPVEDQVALLKTNDEGVLDKLDVDQVQEFEKKFLETIHVKYSEELAEVGDSGELSDELGEQLVETAKTIIDQINAASEDEDE, from the coding sequence ATGAGTCAAGTTAGACCAGACGAAGTTTCTTCAATACTACGTAAACAATTATCCGGCTTTGATGACGAAGCTGATACCTATGATGTGGGAACAGTCCTCGAGGTAGGGGATGGTATTGCCCGCGTGTATGGATTGTCTAAAGTACAGGCCGGTGAACTTGTTAATTTGCCTGATTCAATAGATGAAGACGGCAATTCCATTCGTGGGATGGTATTAAACCTTGAGGAAGACAATGTTGGCGTAGTTCTTTTTGGTGGAACCAGCGCTGTCGAAGAAGGTGATACTGTTCGTCGAACCAAAGAAATTGCATCCATTAATGTAGGTGACGGACTCCTTGGTCGAGTTATCGATCCACTGGGACGTCCGCTCGATGGTGACGGCCCTATTTCTGGGGATACCATTCGTATCCCGCTGGAGCGAAAAGCACCCGGTGTTATTTACCGTGAGCCAGTAAAAGAGCCGCTTCAAACTGGGATTAAGGCTATTGACTCGTTGATTCCGATTGGACGTGGGCAGCGTGAACTTATTATTGGTGATCGTCAAACGGGTAAAACGTCGGTTGCAGTTGACACAATTATTAACCAGAAAGAAACGCAGGATACTGACAAACCTGTTCACTGTATTTATGTAGCTGTTGGACAGAAAGGTTCTACCGTTGCGGGAATTGCTAAGTCTCTGGAGGATAATGATGCAATCGATTATTCAACTATTGTTTCCGCTCCTGCAAGTGTTTCTGCACCAATGCGATTTATTGCGCCTTTTGCCGGTGCAGCAATTGGAGAATATTTTCGAGATACAGGACGCCACGCACTGGTAATTTATGATGATCTTTCTAAGCAGGCGGTAGCGTATCGTGAGCTTTCCCTCTTGCTTAAGCGTCCACCGGGGCGTGAGGCATATCCTGGCGACGTGTTTTACTTGCACAGTCGTCTGCTTGAGCGTGCTGCGAAAATTATTGACGATGATGAAATTGCAAAGCAGATGAATAATGTGCCGGAGGAACTACAACCCAAAATGAAGGGGGGCGGTTCGTTGACAGCACTGCCAATTATTGAAACGCAGGCCGGTGATGTTTCTGCTTATATCCCGACAAATGTTATTTCGATTACAGACGGACAAATTTTCCTCGATATTGATCTGTTTAACTCTGGTGTCCGTCCTGCTATTGATGTTGGTACTTCGGTATCACGAGTGGGAGGTTCTGCACAGGTTGACGCGATGAATGATCTCTCGGGAACAATGAAGCTTGACTTGGCACAGTATCGGGAGCTCGAGGCCTTTGCAAAATTCGGCTCGGATCTTGATCCTGCTACACAGCGCCAGCTAAAACGTGGTGAGCGGACTGTTGAGCTGCTCAAGCAGGATATTTATGAGCCGCGTCCTGTTGAAGATCAAGTTGCACTCTTGAAAACGAATGATGAGGGTGTGCTTGACAAACTTGATGTTGATCAGGTGCAGGAATTTGAGAAGAAATTTCTTGAAACCATTCATGTTAAGTACAGTGAGGAGTTAGCTGAAGTTGGTGACTCTGGAGAACTTAGTGATGAATTGGGTGAGCAGTTGGTAGAAACAGCAAAGACTATTATTGATCAGATTAATGCTGCATCAGAAGACGAGGACGAATAA
- the atpG gene encoding ATP synthase F1 subunit gamma, with amino-acid sequence MANLRDIRNRIESIKNTQQITRAMKMVAAAKLRKAQDRIIETRPYASKMKEVVGRMVKSGSDENVLLDKPESTDKLLLIVVSSDRGLCGAFNNNLFKVVKSTIDEQYSEYQENGNLSLICIGRQATKHFGKRDYEIEAELPGFWDEIEFYKATEIMKSVTADFKSGKFDEVKLIYNEFKSVIAQNRLVEQVLPIDADGLVGEEEELEDDTEYIFEPDTDQILEKLLPLHLNLQLWKAILESNAAEQGARMTAMDNATENAQEMKEDLQLEYNRARQSAITTEISEIISGAQALEDA; translated from the coding sequence ATGGCGAATCTTCGTGACATACGAAATCGAATAGAATCGATTAAAAACACGCAGCAGATTACCCGTGCTATGAAAATGGTTGCTGCTGCTAAGCTTCGAAAGGCTCAAGATCGAATAATTGAGACGCGTCCTTATGCTTCAAAGATGAAAGAAGTAGTAGGACGGATGGTCAAGAGCGGGTCTGATGAAAATGTATTGTTAGACAAGCCCGAATCGACTGATAAGTTGCTTCTTATCGTCGTAAGCTCTGACCGTGGTCTTTGTGGTGCTTTTAACAATAACTTATTTAAGGTTGTAAAGAGCACTATTGATGAGCAATACAGCGAATACCAAGAAAATGGTAACTTATCGCTTATATGTATTGGTCGTCAGGCTACTAAGCATTTTGGGAAGCGAGACTATGAGATCGAAGCGGAACTTCCGGGTTTTTGGGATGAGATTGAGTTTTATAAAGCGACCGAAATAATGAAATCAGTAACAGCTGATTTCAAATCTGGTAAATTTGATGAGGTCAAACTGATTTACAATGAATTTAAATCGGTGATTGCCCAAAATCGTTTGGTAGAGCAAGTTTTACCCATTGATGCTGATGGTTTGGTTGGAGAGGAAGAAGAACTTGAAGATGATACCGAGTATATCTTTGAGCCTGATACAGATCAAATTCTTGAAAAATTACTACCATTACACTTGAACTTGCAGTTGTGGAAGGCTATCCTAGAGTCGAATGCAGCAGAGCAAGGTGCACGTATGACGGCGATGGATAATGCCACAGAGAATGCACAGGAAATGAAAGAAGATCTCCAGCTTGAATACAATCGTGCTCGACAAAGTGCTATTACTACTGAGATATCTGAAATTATATCTGGTGCACAGGCACTCGAAGATGCATAA
- a CDS encoding TolC family protein — MSTVLVRFMMMNNKSQIYRIIVATVLLLALGVGIPLSSWAQQDTVEVSLQEFINKGLENSEKINYEKQKVRLAENKVKQARSQRILPKLELSTQHGIVPGVESDVPGLAKDEYYLDPDLENDWQDWGIFTRAEINAVQPLFSWGALKNAVNAARSAAVAAQKQFKKQKADLRLRLFDLYQSYLLTSEIVRLLDDAEDKIADIEKQIKKKQSEKNSDFDDSDEFKFEIYKSEFEIRAAEVRQNAATTQRIWNYVLQADSGTVYMPDTYFLDPSSQKIKEIAFYRSKAMSSRAEINAAEAGIEAAEYGLQALKQKNYPALFLGLTASYANTPNRPRQSNPFIINNSNYATATFGVGIRQNLNFLSMKNDLEKGRVQKKQAKYLKEAAVEGIVLEINEAYKEASLSRIKVDKTDKALVAGKKWLRQEQLDYDFGTGETKDLIDALKKELELRVRLKREIFQLNTNMAELYRKSGLPITKIMTEEE; from the coding sequence ATGTCCACAGTACTCGTTAGGTTTATGATGATGAATAATAAATCCCAGATATATAGAATTATAGTGGCAACGGTTTTGCTATTGGCCTTGGGTGTCGGGATCCCTTTGAGTAGCTGGGCTCAGCAAGATACGGTTGAAGTTTCGCTGCAGGAGTTTATTAACAAAGGGCTAGAAAACTCCGAAAAAATAAATTACGAAAAGCAAAAAGTACGGCTTGCGGAAAACAAAGTGAAGCAGGCTCGTTCTCAGCGAATTTTACCTAAATTGGAACTTAGTACCCAACATGGAATAGTCCCCGGTGTAGAAAGTGATGTACCGGGACTTGCTAAAGACGAGTATTATTTGGATCCCGACCTCGAAAATGACTGGCAAGACTGGGGTATTTTTACAAGAGCGGAGATTAATGCTGTGCAGCCGTTGTTTTCATGGGGTGCCCTCAAAAATGCTGTAAATGCAGCACGTTCTGCAGCAGTAGCAGCACAAAAACAATTTAAAAAACAAAAAGCTGATCTTAGGCTGCGCCTTTTTGATCTATATCAAAGTTATTTACTTACCAGTGAAATTGTTCGGCTTTTGGATGATGCAGAGGATAAAATTGCCGATATAGAAAAGCAGATCAAAAAGAAGCAGAGCGAAAAGAATTCTGACTTTGATGATTCTGATGAATTTAAGTTTGAGATCTATAAGTCTGAGTTTGAAATCCGGGCAGCTGAGGTACGTCAAAATGCAGCAACTACTCAGCGCATTTGGAATTATGTGCTACAAGCTGATTCCGGAACGGTATATATGCCGGATACGTACTTTCTGGATCCTTCGTCTCAAAAGATTAAAGAAATAGCTTTTTATCGGAGTAAAGCTATGTCCAGCCGAGCAGAAATTAATGCGGCTGAAGCTGGTATAGAGGCGGCAGAGTATGGCTTGCAGGCCCTTAAGCAAAAGAACTATCCTGCATTGTTTTTAGGATTAACAGCTAGTTATGCTAATACTCCCAATAGGCCTCGGCAGAGTAATCCATTTATCATCAATAATTCAAATTATGCTACGGCTACATTTGGAGTGGGGATACGACAAAATCTTAATTTTTTAAGCATGAAGAATGACCTGGAGAAAGGTCGAGTGCAGAAAAAACAGGCAAAATATTTGAAAGAGGCGGCCGTTGAAGGTATTGTTCTTGAAATTAATGAGGCTTATAAAGAAGCTTCGCTTTCCCGCATCAAGGTAGATAAAACTGATAAGGCATTGGTAGCAGGAAAAAAATGGCTTCGACAGGAACAATTGGACTATGACTTCGGTACAGGAGAAACCAAAGATCTGATAGATGCATTGAAAAAAGAACTTGAATTACGTGTGCGTCTCAAACGTGAGATCTTTCAGCTCAATACTAATATGGCTGAGTTGTATCGAAAATCAGGTCTGCCAATAACTAAAATTATGACAGAGGAAGAGTAG
- a CDS encoding MlaC/ttg2D family ABC transporter substrate-binding protein — MVTIKKFSSALLLLLVTAAFINPIDGWAQQERPDIKQLLEDRDQEIKELIGPKGTEYTTEQRNKLKDIINAIIDYRAMAQYALQETYDTLSTDQRDEFIDLFSTIVRDHSLNNLDIYRADVRYQEINRVKDTAVVKTLAQLEKVRTPVTYKMMYEQENQQWVVTDMIIDDVSTAGSYRRQFQSIIRKKGYDSLLKTLRKKVQ; from the coding sequence ATGGTAACGATCAAAAAATTTAGTTCTGCATTATTGCTTTTATTAGTGACTGCAGCTTTTATCAATCCCATTGATGGATGGGCGCAACAAGAACGTCCTGATATTAAACAATTGCTGGAAGATCGCGATCAGGAAATTAAAGAGCTGATAGGTCCAAAAGGTACTGAATATACGACTGAACAGCGTAATAAGCTTAAAGACATTATAAATGCTATCATTGATTATCGAGCAATGGCCCAATATGCTTTGCAAGAGACCTATGATACGCTTTCTACAGACCAGCGGGACGAATTTATCGACCTGTTTTCTACCATTGTCCGTGACCATTCTTTAAATAATCTGGATATATATCGGGCGGATGTACGGTACCAAGAAATAAATCGGGTTAAAGATACTGCAGTGGTAAAGACGCTTGCACAGTTAGAAAAGGTACGGACGCCGGTAACTTATAAAATGATGTATGAGCAAGAGAATCAACAGTGGGTAGTTACGGATATGATTATTGATGATGTTTCTACTGCTGGGTCTTATCGCCGGCAGTTTCAAAGTATTATTAGAAAAAAAGGATATGATTCTCTATTAAAAACACTTCGAAAGAAAGTACAATAG
- the atpF gene encoding F0F1 ATP synthase subunit B — MMLFLAGGGGILSFNGGFALWVALTLVIFLAVMGKYAVPLIMDALQERETRIKESLESAEQALERAEKISKDNEKALREAEKKAQKIRKEAIDEAEMLRAERIEKSKEEAEQIIEDARQTIEQEKKRAMQELRDEVASLAIQSASKIIDSELDEQKNHKLVDRFINDLSKN; from the coding sequence ATGATGCTATTTTTAGCAGGCGGAGGAGGCATCCTCTCATTTAACGGGGGGTTTGCTCTCTGGGTAGCTCTTACATTAGTTATCTTTCTTGCCGTTATGGGTAAGTATGCGGTTCCTTTAATTATGGATGCTCTGCAAGAGCGGGAAACGCGTATCAAGGAATCATTAGAATCGGCCGAGCAGGCACTTGAACGGGCCGAAAAGATTTCCAAAGATAACGAAAAAGCTTTGCGGGAAGCTGAGAAGAAAGCTCAAAAAATCCGCAAAGAAGCTATCGATGAAGCAGAAATGCTCCGTGCAGAACGCATAGAGAAATCCAAGGAAGAAGCTGAGCAAATTATTGAAGATGCTCGGCAAACGATAGAGCAGGAGAAAAAACGTGCCATGCAGGAGCTTCGCGACGAAGTAGCCAGCTTGGCCATTCAGTCTGCATCAAAGATTATCGATTCTGAATTGGATGAGCAGAAAAATCATAAGTTGGTAGATCGTTTCATTAACGACCTCTCTAAAAACTAA
- a CDS encoding DUF3467 domain-containing protein, with protein MPDQTQDLNQGQIQIELPEDEATGTYSNLVMISHSDSEFILDFISVMPGAPKAKVVKRMVLTPDHAKRLAGALTENIEQYEKENGTITEDDQIDVPFNYRGPTPEA; from the coding sequence ATGCCAGATCAAACACAAGATTTAAATCAGGGACAAATTCAAATTGAATTGCCCGAAGATGAAGCTACCGGCACCTATTCTAATTTGGTAATGATTTCACATTCCGATTCAGAATTCATCCTCGATTTTATTTCGGTGATGCCCGGTGCACCTAAGGCCAAGGTTGTTAAGCGAATGGTCCTTACACCTGATCATGCCAAGCGACTTGCAGGTGCATTGACCGAGAATATTGAGCAGTACGAAAAAGAGAACGGCACTATTACCGAAGATGATCAAATTGATGTACCCTTTAACTACCGTGGACCTACACCGGAAGCTTAA
- the atpB gene encoding F0F1 ATP synthase subunit A: MIRAFRRLLVTLLLFLFIAPITHASGDDEKSSDDSPIDVVGKVVDHHELAVLGMHLPLPRIMLVEGEWYFYSSTESAVGSGEFVKKDGSLVPAGDAQITLDMSITSHLMYVWFGLILTLWLTIAMGRRYKKGIGRKTEPQGWFQNFFEIVFEFVRDDIAKTNIPDKKYKKFVPYLFTVFVSISFMNLFGLLPWGATATADVTVTAVLAAFTFFITQWNGSKDHWEHVFWFPGVPGWMRIILTPIEIIGLFTKPFALAVRLFANMLSGKIMIICILGLIFIFADIFGNIAGIGMSLFAVPLTVALYVLKAFVGILQAYIFTLLSAVFIGMAAEEHAHEEGVEAHA, encoded by the coding sequence ATGATACGGGCCTTCCGCCGACTGTTAGTTACACTCTTACTTTTTTTATTTATCGCACCTATTACTCATGCTTCTGGTGATGATGAGAAGTCATCAGATGATTCCCCCATAGATGTTGTAGGGAAGGTTGTTGATCACCATGAACTTGCTGTTTTAGGGATGCATCTTCCGCTTCCGCGTATCATGCTGGTTGAGGGAGAATGGTATTTTTACAGTAGTACAGAAAGTGCGGTAGGATCTGGTGAGTTTGTTAAAAAGGATGGGTCGTTAGTGCCAGCAGGTGATGCGCAAATTACGCTCGATATGTCCATAACTTCGCATCTTATGTATGTATGGTTTGGACTCATTTTGACTCTTTGGTTGACGATTGCGATGGGGAGACGTTATAAAAAAGGCATAGGCAGGAAAACCGAACCTCAAGGTTGGTTTCAGAACTTTTTTGAGATTGTTTTTGAATTTGTTCGGGATGATATTGCAAAGACTAATATTCCCGATAAGAAGTACAAAAAGTTTGTTCCTTATTTATTTACTGTTTTCGTTAGTATTTCATTTATGAATCTCTTTGGGTTGTTGCCGTGGGGTGCAACAGCAACGGCTGATGTTACGGTGACAGCAGTTTTAGCGGCATTTACCTTCTTTATTACGCAGTGGAATGGAAGCAAAGATCATTGGGAGCATGTATTTTGGTTTCCCGGTGTCCCAGGATGGATGCGCATTATCTTAACCCCTATTGAAATTATTGGATTATTTACAAAACCCTTTGCGTTGGCTGTGCGTCTTTTCGCAAATATGCTGTCCGGAAAAATAATGATTATCTGTATTCTCGGGCTTATATTTATCTTTGCAGATATTTTTGGAAATATAGCGGGTATCGGGATGAGTTTATTTGCTGTTCCGCTAACCGTTGCACTCTATGTATTAAAAGCTTTTGTAGGAATTTTGCAGGCATATATTTTTACGCTGCTCTCAGCAGTATTTATTGGGATGGCAGCAGAAGAGCATGCGCATGAAGAAGGAGTTGAAGCGCACGCCTAA
- the atpH gene encoding ATP synthase F1 subunit delta: MPTSKAARRYATALLELAEERNEVEQILEDVQFVHNTIEGSRDLVLFLKSPIVNFDDKIEALKKLFFDDLNEATKLFVKLLAKKDRINLLYQVTEAFVEKYKEFAGIITVDVFVARELSNEQQEELHDELEEKTQKTVEMNVTVDEDLKGGMAIRIDDTVIDGTVKHKLEKLKEELFSATVK; encoded by the coding sequence ATGCCTACATCAAAAGCAGCCCGACGATATGCAACAGCTCTCCTGGAACTCGCTGAGGAGCGAAATGAGGTAGAGCAAATATTAGAGGATGTTCAGTTCGTACATAATACGATCGAAGGATCACGTGATCTGGTACTATTTCTGAAGAGTCCCATTGTCAACTTTGATGACAAAATAGAAGCTCTTAAGAAACTCTTTTTTGATGATCTTAATGAAGCTACCAAGCTTTTTGTAAAGCTGTTAGCTAAAAAGGATCGGATCAATTTGTTGTATCAGGTTACAGAGGCATTTGTCGAAAAGTATAAAGAGTTTGCTGGCATAATTACTGTTGATGTGTTTGTAGCTCGTGAATTGAGTAACGAGCAGCAAGAAGAGTTACACGATGAACTTGAGGAAAAAACACAAAAAACAGTTGAAATGAATGTCACCGTTGATGAAGATCTTAAAGGTGGTATGGCCATCCGTATTGATGACACAGTTATCGACGGTACGGTTAAGCACAAGCTTGAAAAGCTTAAAGAAGAATTATTCTCAGCCACTGTAAAATAG